Sequence from the Methanobrevibacter arboriphilus genome:
CTCAAAAAAATCTAATTAATAAGAATAAAAAAGAAATATTAAAAATTAAAAACTCTAATAGTTGGAAAATAACAAAACCATTAAGATTATTTGCCAAAGCTTTTAAAAATGAAAATAATGGAAAATCAGAATAGAACGAATAATAAATCTAAATAGGGAATAATTATGAAAAAAATTATGAATAATAAAGTTTCTAAGATATTCAATATAGTTAGCATGAAAAAATATGAAAAGCTTAAAAAAAGATATCTGAAGCTTGAAAAAAACTATAAAAATTTAAAAGCAAGCAATGAAGAAATATTAAAAGATATTTATGCTAACAACTCTAATTTATTCTCTAAAAATTATATTAAAAAATCTTCAAGAGAGTTTGAAAGAAAAAAAAATGATCCTAAGCTAATTCCTTTTTATTTACCTCAATTCCACACTATTCCTGAAAATGATAAATGGTGGGGTAAGGGATTTACAGAATGGACAAATGTTACTCAGGGTCAACCTCAATTTGTTGGACATTATCAACCACACTTACCAGATGAATTAGGCTTCTATGATTTAGATAACACTAAAATTTTCAAAGAACAGGTTAGTTTAGCAAAAAAATATGGAGTTTACGGGTTTTGTTTCCATTATTATTGGTTTTCAGGCGGAAAAAGATTATTAGAGAAACCTATTTTTAATTATTTAAATGATAAATCTTTAGATTTTCCTTTCATGCTTTGTTGGGCAAATGAACCATGGTCAAGAAGATGGGATGGCTCAGAAGATGATATATTAATAGACCAAAAGTTTGAAGAATCTGATATTAAAAAATTCATTAAAGATATCATGCCTTTTTTAAAAGATAAACGTTACATCAAAGTCAATAATTGCCCAATTTTAATTATATATCGCCCTCATTTTTTTTCAAAAGATATGATGTTGAAAATGTCAGAAATTTGGAGGGAATATGGAAAAAGAGAAGGATTTGATGATTTATATCTATTACACACAAGAACTGGTGGATTTGAATCTAATTCTTTAGATTGGGGTTTTGATGGAGAGTTAGAATTTCCTCCCAATAATATTTCATATAGAGATACTCTCAATAATGAGAAAATTATAAATCCTAACTTTAAAGGAAGAATTTTTGATTTGCCAAAGATAGTAATGAAGAATTTTATAGATATTCAAGAAAATGAAAATCTTTATAAAACTGTTTTACCCTCTTGGGATAATACTGCAAGAAAGAAAAATAATGGGCATGTATATTATAATTCCTCTCCAGATTTCTATAAAAAATGGTTATCTAATGCAATAAAAAAAACTGAAAAAATCCACCCTGATAATAAAATTGTTTTTATTAATGCTTGGAATGAATGGGCAGAAGGAGCACATTTAGAACCAGATAAAAAATATGGATTTGCATATCTAGAAGCAACATTAGATGCACTATTAGAAAATAGATCAAACTCATCAAAAATTTTAAAATAATAAACTAATTATGGGAAAAAATCATGAATCAATTAGTAAAACAACCGTGTGTTTGGGAATTCAGTAAATATTTATTGGATAAATCACAGTCTAATACTTTTATTTATATTACTGCAGGAAAAGAACATAATTTAGAAATTTTCAATAAAAAATACAGTATACTAGTAATAACAATTGAAGAATATGTGGAATATTATAATAAATTAGGTTACACTACTAAAAATTTAAATAGTAATTACAATATAAAAAATCTTGAAAATTC
This genomic interval carries:
- a CDS encoding glycoside hydrolase family 99-like domain-containing protein, whose protein sequence is MKKIMNNKVSKIFNIVSMKKYEKLKKRYLKLEKNYKNLKASNEEILKDIYANNSNLFSKNYIKKSSREFERKKNDPKLIPFYLPQFHTIPENDKWWGKGFTEWTNVTQGQPQFVGHYQPHLPDELGFYDLDNTKIFKEQVSLAKKYGVYGFCFHYYWFSGGKRLLEKPIFNYLNDKSLDFPFMLCWANEPWSRRWDGSEDDILIDQKFEESDIKKFIKDIMPFLKDKRYIKVNNCPILIIYRPHFFSKDMMLKMSEIWREYGKREGFDDLYLLHTRTGGFESNSLDWGFDGELEFPPNNISYRDTLNNEKIINPNFKGRIFDLPKIVMKNFIDIQENENLYKTVLPSWDNTARKKNNGHVYYNSSPDFYKKWLSNAIKKTEKIHPDNKIVFINAWNEWAEGAHLEPDKKYGFAYLEATLDALLENRSNSSKILK